The Patescibacteria group bacterium nucleotide sequence CATGTACTACGCGCCTTTGGCGATCTACGTGTCCGGCGCTAGCCCCACGATCGACGGCTGTGTCTTCGTGGACAACGGGGTTAGCATCACGGGGTATGTGACTATGCTGTTCTTGCGGAGCGAGTTCCGCGACTTCAACTCGGGGGGCGGTATGACTCAGCCCCCTATCGACATCTCGAACACAGGTGGACGCGTCGCGACTGTGACCGTTGAGGACTGCGCGTTCCGCAACTGTACGTTCGGCGGTGAGTACGGTTACGGAACCGCGATCGACGTTGGAGGAACGGGGTCTCTTGGTAGCGGGACTACCAATACAGTTTACGTCAGGCGCAGTTTCTTCGAGAACTTGAACGGGACCGCGGTCAGCCTTGGTGGTACCGGCGACGTGACCGTCTGGGGATACCTCGAAGACAATGTGATCCAAGCGTGCGGCAACTCCATGATGTCAACGCCAGCGATCAACGTCTCAACCAACTCTTCCTCGGACACCCACGCGCTCATGTCGGGCAACTTGATCTACAACTGCCCAGTCGCCGCCATCTCGATCTACGGGTACAGCCCCCAGATCTGGGTCGAGAGCACCAACAACACCATCGCCGACTGCGCCACGGGGATCAATAAGGGTTCCGCCGTGGTAAGCCTGGTGATCGACAAGACCATCTTGTGGAACGCCGACGACCTGAACGGCGTTCTGTCGAGCGAGATCACCTGTTGCGACATCAGCGACGGTGACTTCGCGGGCATCGGCGGGAACTTCTCCGAAGACCCGCTGTTCTGCGATCCGTCTACTGGCCAGTACACCATCAGCACGGAGTCACCGTGCGTCGATGGGTACGGATGTGGTCGCATCGGCGCGCTCGGTATTGCCTGCGGCTACGTGATCACCTCGGTCATCGACATTCCGAGAGACCAAGGCAAGCAGGTCAGGATCTCATGGGGTCGATCAAGCTACGACCCCGAAACAGTGGTGAGCTACACCATCCTCCGACGGGTCGATTCGTTCGACAAGTTGTATCCTCCGGGAGACTGGGATGTCCTGCAGACCGTACCGGCTTGGGGTGAAGACGCCTACAACGCCGTGTGCCCGACGCTCTGCGACTCTAGCCTTTCCGGTGGTATGTGCTATTCGACATTCTTCATCCGAGCCAACACCGGCTCGCCCTCCGTGCATTACGACTGCGCCCCAGACTCGGGTTACTCGGTCGACAACCTGGCACCGGCTCCGCCTGCCGGATTCGCCCTGAACTACAACGGCGGGAACGTTCTCACGTGGCTGGAAAGTCCGGAAGCGGACTTCGACTATTTCAGCCTATACGGGAGCACGCTACCCGACTTCGTGCCCGGGCCTGAGAATCTGATCGTCCAGCAGAGCAACACCGGGTACGTGGACAACGCCCCGGCCAACATGTACTACCGGATTACAGCCACGGACTTCAACGGGAACACGAGCGACGACGCGTTCGTGACCCCGAACCCGTCCAGCGTGCCAACAGACAACGCGCCCCTCGCCTTCTCCCTGAGCGCGGACAATCCGACTACCGGACGGATCGGAGCGCGGTTCTCCTTGCCGACCGCAGGTGACGTGAAGCTGGTCCTCTACAGCGTCGCCGGCGCGAGAGTGGCCGACCTCATCAACGGACCTCAAACAGCGGGTTCGCACGCGGTAACGTACAATGAACCCGTCGCGTCCGGAGCGTACTACCTGCGCCTCGTCGCCGGCGACCAACACATCACCAAGAAGGTGGTCGTGCTCCAGTAGCCGACCACAGCAACCAGCTACACAATGTTAGCCGTGCCCTCTACCACGGCTAGCAACGGGCCGAGAGACAACGCCCTACCCTCGTCACTCTCTGCCCGTTTTTTTATTTCAAAATACTATATGGGCTAGTAGTATCTTTGTTTTTTTACTTAATTGACACCGCACTAGACAGAATGATAAAGTCAGGGCGCTGCCAGCCCCTGGCAGACGCCACGCTTCCCATCCGGGAAGCACCCGGAAGTCAGCAATGAGATGGTGCTGGTACCATTGAGGAACCCTTCACGACGGACGTCGTGGAGAGAGCACAGCCCACGGGCTGCGTCTCATGACAGGCCGACTTCTCCCTTTCTCACCTTGTGCCGTTCGCATCCTATGTGATGGCTTGAGCGTGAGGGG carries:
- a CDS encoding T9SS type A sorting domain-containing protein, producing the protein MNPKKLLVALCIVMLVGLIVPHRADATTYVVYPDGSGPTPNIQAAINAAIGGDIIELTDGIFTGDGNRDIDFVGKAITVRSQSGNPESCVIDCQGSSETPHIGFYFDSSEGAGSKLIGVKIINGFDYMYYAPLAIYVSGASPTIDGCVFVDNGVSITGYVTMLFLRSEFRDFNSGGGMTQPPIDISNTGGRVATVTVEDCAFRNCTFGGEYGYGTAIDVGGTGSLGSGTTNTVYVRRSFFENLNGTAVSLGGTGDVTVWGYLEDNVIQACGNSMMSTPAINVSTNSSSDTHALMSGNLIYNCPVAAISIYGYSPQIWVESTNNTIADCATGINKGSAVVSLVIDKTILWNADDLNGVLSSEITCCDISDGDFAGIGGNFSEDPLFCDPSTGQYTISTESPCVDGYGCGRIGALGIACGYVITSVIDIPRDQGKQVRISWGRSSYDPETVVSYTILRRVDSFDKLYPPGDWDVLQTVPAWGEDAYNAVCPTLCDSSLSGGMCYSTFFIRANTGSPSVHYDCAPDSGYSVDNLAPAPPAGFALNYNGGNVLTWLESPEADFDYFSLYGSTLPDFVPGPENLIVQQSNTGYVDNAPANMYYRITATDFNGNTSDDAFVTPNPSSVPTDNAPLAFSLSADNPTTGRIGARFSLPTAGDVKLVLYSVAGARVADLINGPQTAGSHAVTYNEPVASGAYYLRLVAGDQHITKKVVVLQ